DNA sequence from the Suricata suricatta isolate VVHF042 unplaced genomic scaffold, meerkat_22Aug2017_6uvM2_HiC HiC_scaffold_31582, whole genome shotgun sequence genome:
CGGCCAGAGGCTCTGACCTCATACTCTTTGACAATAAGTTTGTTTCTGAAGTAGGGGTTTCTTCGAAAGAAGAACTTGAACTTGCAGCCAGTTTTGGGGTGTCTGAGCTCCTTTACCTCCAAATTGGTTATGTATCTTAACATTTCTGCATCTTGGCCCCTAATCATGGGGGACAACTGCGGGTGGTTACGAAAGGCAGTGACCCAGAAGCCCGGGATATGCTGAATGATGTAGTTCCTCCTCTCCAGGTAGTGATGACGCATGCGCCCAAATTTCTGCTCCAGTTGCTGAAAGGCCCTGTCAGCCTGAGCATTCACAGTGTCCAGTTCCTGTTGGATGGCTTCCAGGGGGTTCATGCG
Encoded proteins:
- the LOC115284989 gene encoding testis-specific Y-encoded-like protein 1, with translation MDLRMNPLEAIQQELDTVNAQADRAFQQLEQKFGRMRHHYLERRNYIIQHIPGFWVTAFRNHPQLSPMIRGQDAEMLRYITNLEVKELRHPKTGCKFKFFFRRNPYFRNKLIVKEYEVRASGRVVSFSTPIIWRRGHEPQSFIRRNQDVVCNFFTWFSDHSLPESDKIAEIIKEDLWPNPLQYYLLREGVRRARRRPLREPVEIPRPFGFQSG